A stretch of DNA from Acropora palmata chromosome 12, jaAcrPala1.3, whole genome shotgun sequence:
CCGTTAGATTAGAGTCTGCGCTGTCTGCGCTAGAtttggccaagaaaatggagcgAGTGAAGGAGAGACGCTCGAGCAACCACGCGACGAAAGATCATCCGgaagaaattaccaaaaaccttcacggtaggttttgcatcaattcatatttcaccaaatttgttggccaaaaccttattaactaaatgtaggtaacaggcaagatgataaaagatgctttagaagctgatttgctctctctaaagtctatttgaaccaaatactagagccctcaaaattgccaattttgcaatttttttgcaattttccctaGGTGTCTTCAGCAACCATTGCCAGGATAtatttttccccaaaatgattttatgatatttagaaacttcaatatctatgtaagctctgctgctaatgtggttcatgtggaaagagtactttcggagaaattacgaatatggttgtgcttgtttttcctgcttgtcaaaatggttgacaggggacatagtaaaacgagcattgtcttcttgattataaaacccaaaatatattaatggctaattttataaactggcaTAGTAGCTCTTccatctgtatgaatttcatttgaattggctCACGTGCACCCgagaaccagactcgtttatttttacttcttgagagtgaattttttgatcAAAGCATCGACGTCTGGTCGATGCGATCAAGtgtggttaccatggcaacgatacatTTGCCGATCCAGAtatggttgtttttgttcatccccccaggtaacctacctccacacaaaaattgaagggggcttaaaattttttatttccaactttgcttcactttcttggagaattgctcttaagCAGCATAAGAGTCCATAACAAGAATACCTCCTCCCTTTTTAAGTTCACAACTAGTTGTCGAGCTTTAGTTGAATAACCATCCAGTCTTCAAAAGCCTCGAGCCTGAGACGAATCCTGAGAAGGTTGCGTGGGtcagaaattttaattttgctgtgCTCCAAAGGGAAAGTTAAGTGAAGAACCAGGCAAACAAGAAGCATAAATAATGTTGTTGGCCTTTAGTTCTCGTTAATCCAggttttgttcatttgtcGGCAAAATTGCAATTCCGTTCTGTTACGAATACTGGTGTGTCCGCTATCGGCTACGAAATAGGACTGTTGAGTATTTCCATAGAGTTACGATTTTTCGTTGCTCTCTCAAAATGCTTAAGTCATTTACGGATAATCAGAATTGGCATGATATCTTGCAGAAGTATTACATCACATACACACAACACATTGaagtaaaagaaaacagaaaaggcGAGAATTACACAACGCAAAAAGATACAGAAAGCTCAGTTTCAGTCACAAAGCATTTTCTCTTGCAGCCGTGATCCTTTCTCAACATGGGTGTCAAACTTAACATCTGTCTGTTGCTACTTCTGGTGGCGATCATAAGTTCGCAAGCATTCAATctcagaaagaaagaagattCTAAAGATGAGAAACCTTTTGGTAATTATCGCCGAGGTAAGTCTTAGTGAATGTGTGTTTGCAAgaagtcttttgtttttagacTGTTTACTCCTTCGAAAATGAAGAGAGGACTAATCGCTTTTCATTTGGCTTACGTCCATTCAGGTGGCCTGTGTTCAGACTATGGAGGCCGTTGCGCTCCGTATGATTTTTCATGTCGTCCAGGCAGTTACGAGTGTCCTCAGTTTCCAGGGTGCCATCCAGGAGTCGAAAAATGTTGCTGGTACGTGAGCCTCACCAGGCCTAATAAGATTCTCCACAACATAGAAGCTCATAGAAACCAACTAGCTTAGCACTGCAGATAGTCAGCCTATCCCCTATATAATTTCTAATACTATAAACAGCGAGATGAGGATGTGAAAATACCTTTTCGGCTACATGGAAGAAACTATCTACTTTCCACCACTAGGTAGCTCATTCTAATCTTGGTTAGGCGACACTGAAGAATTGACGAGGACTGACCATTGAAAAGTTCGATCGGTTGTTTTCCTCAACGTGAAGAGGAGGATCGATTTTATTAACGATGTCCGAGATCAAGTCAATGTCAACTCAATGTCTTTTTATATACCGcagcaagaaacaaaagaataataaaaaagcAACTACATGGATATCTAAGGGGAGGAAGGTGGCGAGAAAGCCTGAAAGGATAAGGCTTATAACATTCGGCTCCCTCAAAAGTGATCGTAATAAACTTAGAGTAATGCCAGGGTCGGGCGTGTAACCAAATAATAATTCATCGATACAAAATACTGAAATAATTATGCAATAGTTCTATTAAATGCTCTAGGAAGTGATTTTTCTCAAGATTACTTAAACTAAAGGTTAATATTGCAAATGTCGAGAGAAAAATAGCAAACAGCGGGAAAAATATTCCCGACTGAAGCAAGTAGCTTGcacaaaaatgtttaaaaggGTTATTTTTTAGCGAGGGAAGAGAAATGGAAGTACATTTGTCCTTAGAAGCTCACAGAAAATTTGCGAAGATTAGGTATAGAGAAGAAGaggagaaaaatcatttgcaaATGTAGTTCCTAGGTTATGGGATAAATCATGCAACCTTGATACTAGAAGAGAATGATCACAagaattcaaaaattttaccCAGTTCTTGTAATCTAATATCTAAAACTCTTAGTAGCTTTAATTCTTTGAAGATAGGGTCGGTTTGAATGAACATCAAAAGTTGATTTCCGAGATTGGATTTGCATGTGGAACCCCAGACAATGATACAATAATAAAGATAAGGATAAACTAAACAGTAGTGAAGTTTTTTTAATCAAGGTTCAGAAAAAGGTTGTCAGGTAAGTAGGATCGTTATGAGACGAAAAGAGATTTGTATATAGATATAGAGTAGAGAATAGATATAACTCTTCAGCTTGGATTCTGTTTTTTTAAGTGCCGCAGCCTATGATGGCTCACCGCCGTGTTTTAACACAACCTGTTGTGTTGCATTCAGTTATTTTAGTATCTTCTTGATGATACCCAGTTTTGTACATATAAGATTTACTTGCTCATCCTCTCTAGCCCAGTTTTTGCTGAGTACTTGTGTTAAGTGTTACATTTGTTATGAATTAAAGCCCTTAGAAGAAACAATCACGTTCTGCAGATTGAAAAAACTGATGAACAACTTTTTTACCTCTTTTAGCCAATATTGAGAACAAGTGATGCCCAAAGGAATGAAGCCCACAGATGAAACCTAAGGCACAAAAATAAGTAGAGTAGAACATTAGGTAATCAAATATTAAATGGTAAAAGCAATGGCTTTGTAAAAGCGTTGTGCAAACACGTTTTGGTTAATGCAAGTAGGAAAATAAAAACGGCTCATTCAACAAAACCGgtttttgtctgtatcacttAAGTCATAGTTCGAACCGCGGAGCCTTACATTAGATCTCTTAGCTTCTGTTCGACTTCATTCGAAAGAAATGATCTAAGCATTTATCAATCCATTTGATTACTACGTTGTTATCAGTAAACGGTCCGTGATATTCTGAGGAGTAAGTTGCGAAACATGCATGGAATGCCACAATCTCGGAATTTGGAGCCGGATCCGGAGTAATTAATTAGAATACCTAGTATAACCGAAAAAAGTACCTCCAAACTCCTCCCAAACCCCCCTCCCCTCTCACACACGCACAGGTACACGCACACGCAAACAtatattgaaaaatatttgagaagGTCACGTATATTAATGATGTGCGCGCTAATATCTTCCCAcggtggaatttttttttcatttctcgcCTGGAGTTAGGGGATGAGTTACTGAttccaaaattaaacaaataaatgagGGCATCGACTTTGTTTCGGAGGAAAGGGTACTGGAAAAATGCCCTATTTGCGATGAATCGACCCTAATGACGAAATATAGCTTCACCGACTTATGCATCAAAAATCATAGAAATCAACTTGTAAAGTGAAGATTTCTTTGCATAGGTCGTATGGAGTGgatattttaaataatttctcGTCATtagggatgtcgtaaacaTTGAAACTAATCCTTAATGAGCGTCCTCACAACTGCTACTGTTTCAACCTTTTCCGGAATTTGATGACACAACGgaagacaattttaaaaaatgttactTCCTACAGtgagattttttcatttcatcagtGTTGGTGGAAAATAAGTGGAGTAAAAGTTGTGTAAAAGAAGGTAAGGGTCACTCAATCTAAAAGAGTAAAATTGGTGTGAAGCTTTTGCAAGACATATCTGGAAGAACTGGAACACATGGCACTCATCGCAACGTTCGATTATCTACATTTTCTGGAGCTTTTCAAGCCTGGCCGTCCGTTctctttaatattttgtggTGAATTGGAGGAATATTCGTGCTGGTCAATAAATTGTTCACGCGAGTCTCTCTTATGCCGGCGTGCACCTTTCCTACAAATATAATTAGTGCTAGTTTAATTTGCGCAAATAATTTCACGCAAGGCCGACCAGATGGCCATGGTCTTTTTgattaacaaaaaagaaaaaaaaacaattatacaTATCACAGTGAATATCTGGAGTCTCTGAAACGTACGAAACTATAATCAAAGGAACTTTCTGCCACTCAGTCTGGacacaaaagaaattaaagaacttCTTAACTGTGACAAGTTTCGTGTTATTATCGAAAATTCGCAATCCAAGGCgtgcaaaaaaaagcaaagccAAGCAGCCTTATTTAACGTCGATAACTCGTAACAGTAATATAACTTACAAACCTGAGGTCGATGGTGTGCTCGCCCCTCTCCATCTGTGCTCCGTTTTAAGGGTATTTAAAGCTACTAAAGCTACACAGAATGAAGCAAGGATGTGAGATCCGAGAATCGAACTTGCGTCAGCTGATCGATGTGACTTGTCGGTAGAAATGGAGTTCAGTTGACCGCACAGCTGCAGCTAATATTTCGGAGGCTTCCCAGCCCATGCCTCTTTTCGCTCACAATGTTGAAAAGTTGCAACGGTTTTCTACAGTCCTCGCAAGCCCTCAGACCTTCGGCTAAAACTGCTAATTCAACCACCTTTTTCCCCTCGTCCCACGATAACTCAGCTGAAGAGGATTTTCTCCGCCCCAGGTCAGCTCTCTGTGATAACACTTTTACATTGCCGGGAGGCAGTGACTCGTCCTTTTTTAGCGGTAACTGAAGTAAATTTTCCATTCTTTTGCCGGAAACCTATTGGCCTGTCAAGCGGAATTTAATTTACGCGGTATACCAAAAATACGCCAAAATAACTTGGTGTGGCTTTTAGCATTTCTCAACCAATATCGGTCACAAACATCAAACAGACTAAAGGCTGCGGCATTTGGTATTTCCTACAATTATAATTACGTTTTTTATCTTCCTGTTCAGTGTTAAGTACGCATTGAGTGAAGCAATTTAGCGTCTTTTGTGCTCTTTTCATGCCCAATAATAAGGttgccaacactgttaaatagtgctcaatacacataagtgtagagctaaatcatagaaaggtgaggctaatgaaaccaacacatgattcattgttactccgagtttcgtgctaaCGCACtgatcagacagtatttaatctTAAATACTGATATAGAagattaaatactgtctgatcaGTGCGTAAgctctaatgagcccgtgaagaatggatgtgaagtgacatatgaaatgtttcatatattgaactgcggatttgaaatcaagtgagctatgatcatcgcagttgtgggggctcattagaactcacaaatgaccagatCCTAACGGCAGTGgtttcatagctcagttggttagagcatcgcaccggtatcgcgaggtcacgggttcaaaacCCGTTGAGGTCCTGACTTTTACAGGCttatatacgcaattgcttaaattgcgtccacaactgcgatgatcatagctcacttgatttcaaatccgcagttcaatatatgaaacatttcatatgtcACTTCACAATATTAATAAGATAGCTTAAAAAATGTCGCATGTTAATTAAAGGAGTATAAATGTTTGAGCTGGATAGTACTTCTAAAGGAAATTTGAAGCAGTTCTTAAACCACTCTATTTATACTTCAGTATCATGATTTTGATGAGGATATGACACGGTCGCGCAAAGATAcatttctcttcaagtgtGCTCATTTAATCCTTTCCCTCTTGTGAGTGGCAATTGTTACttttagattttactctgtctttccctctctctctctatagATATatacgtttttgtttttctttttttcatggaaaattgttttgatataGAAGAATGACGTTAAGTGTAGACGTTAAAATTATATAGCTGAGAAAAACTGTTGCGGTGTCGGTTTTTCGTCGACTTTttcattaagtttttttgCGGTGTTGCGGTGTTcagccccctcccccccccccccgcccaCCTCTAATTTAAATCTGGAAACTActaatttttaacaaatacCAGTGTTTGActaacagtgaattttgtttcccgagaatctcaatgtttcGCGAGACTAAGTCAAAAGAAACATTGAGATTccagggaaacaaaatttactgtTTCCCAGGGGACCAGTCATTAgcgagtttaagatttgacaaCGACAACGTCaaagacaacgccacaaatcaatgatttgattggttgaatgaagaaaaataatcatgctaCACGTGccgcacgctttttggtgcaatgttttgacgtagtctgctaaacgacgacgtgaaactttcatatttgaggttctggtGACAACGgaagctcgcagcagtaaatctttcactctttgcctttaaggtggctccctatagTTTTTTGACCGCGCGCGAACTGGTTTCGAAATCGCGCGATGGCGCAAACCTTAAAAAATCTAAACGTAAGTCGCGCGCAACATCAACCACCGGGAGTAACTCGCACTGGTCGAATTTTAGCAACCATCGTTGCTCATTTCCAATGTGTTAGCCATCCATAGGGtaagttttccttcttctgaAATTTATCTACGAATATGTGtcctaatatttccaaaaatagcttttaggtaggacataagagctcaaaacaatttaccgtgttgtcagaatttcaaacaagcGGGTGGCGCAAGCGGGCCTCTGATACGCATGCGTGCGTGGTCGTCTCGAAattgtatgacgtcacaaagacgcaaaagaaggaaacatgagctcacttttctcatatttccttcggtgaaattttgtgaaagtttGTATAGTTCATGATATAGATGCCTTCTTCACaatacaattttttgaaaaaattttatctaaggatttctcttttttaatcaaaaataggaaattgtaagatttttaagaatcctttgataaatttttcattttttcaagctAAATTATTGTCCGAAATCCTTTTCACAAGACTGCCAAGTATCAAGATGTTTTACCGAGGCTAACTccagaaaaggaagcaaataggtggaaaatagccaaaaaatgGCAATCTTTGAGattgtttgttgccatggaaacagTCTGCAACATACTGatattatttaaaaagaaatcccAGGTGTGTTGCTAATCTTCACTGTAAACGCCAGGAGCTTAAACCCAAAGGTGAAACCAATAGctcatttttagttcttcatcctCCTTCAGGTGTACATACTGTTAAAActatagggagccaccttaaatgaaaaccattcgtaccaagctaGGGAAAGTGcaattcgcctattttgtacaatgtgatcaacatggaataatcgcaaaagacgtaacttaacgcaaagttctatttaaatgcgacgttttcgttgcagttgccgtcgtagcttcttaaattcccaaTTAAGTGATTTCGCGGGGAACAGTGAACTGTTTCCAGTTTGACGTCATAGTTTTCACAATGTTGCCTGCCCACGGCATTTTCATTGTCAAGTGACCATGAATTAGCCAATGGATGGCCGCGCTGTAGCGGGAAAAACGCCAGCTATATAACAAATGAATTTCGCTAAATCCGTGTGCTTGCACAATCCAGACCTCCCATGTGATTAGGAATGGTAATACTGCCACTGTAACTTCAGTCTTTTcacccagaaaaaaaaagaaaaaaaaaacattgtctCAAAAAATTACCGTTGATCACCCACAACAGGAACTTGGTGTGGATAAGATCCTAAATTCAGGTTGCGGTTGTGCAGTCGAAAGCTTTGTAGAATAGTGGTAACTAAAGGTATTAATTCTTACCAACCTATATCTTTCATAAACATGTGGCCTCTGAAGTTCAAATTGCAATCACAGCTGATTTTATACTTTTTACTTCAAAGGACCACATGGCGCGTAGTTATTGGCAGATTTCGGTTCAATTTGTCAGTCACCTTTTGTAACTGTCCATCCACTGTCGTGAATCATTTGATTGacagaaggaaaataaaatcattgatcaaaatttggacAACACATGTATACAAAAGGTGCAGTAACATGGGTGATTGCTGTCAAGAGAAATTAAATATTCCAGTACGACAAATTGATCATTTCATGCAAACTGTACCCAACTATTCTGATAAGAACAATCACAAACCAAGCTGTACATGTATCAATATTAAGATATCATCACTCGTGAACTTGATGCTGCAAAACTGCATTCTTGAACAATAAGAGACCAAAATAATGCAACTGTTGTTGGATCTTAtggcacaaaaataaaatcttctccaaacaaagttttttttttttgaaacaaactatGAAAACATACCATGTTTTCTTTACAACTGCGCAGACAAATACCACATGCTTTACTTCAAAATCCCAATATGACGAGATGCAAGCCAATGAGAATCCTTGCCCTTAAAAACTGGAGACAAAGCCGGGACATGGACTAAAGAGCTGAAGAAActatacaataattttattctccCTGACAGGGCAATATTTCATAGCACCATCTCCATGTGTCCCCGGCAGTACCTCGGTGAAATTTTGTCCAGTCGTTTATACATATACCATACATTACATTCCAGTTTGAATACCAAAGGTGTAAATATCATCCCGCATATCAAGGCACATCGTTcagtacgacgctctggcgccgcGTCTAGAGGTGCTGTGCTCATTGTCCTCTTTTTATGCAGATAAAGTGTTCCAGGAACTCTTTTTTGCGCATTCAAACCATAGATTGAATTTCATATCAGTTTAAGCGGCGTGATAAAGCCAGATTCTCCTTATTTCAATTGTacttaaatagtttttcaaagaatgccggatacttttgaaaatgtaggTTGCAACATATACGAAACGTCAAAtcgaattatttgaaatgcattgcttcacaattATTCTCACCGCCTAGTCTGGATTATGTTCTATTTTGACAATGGATCTATTTGAGTATTTGAATCGCGCGCGCCATTCTCgttctctctttctcttaCCAATATCAGCCTAACATGGACGCCATGACGTCAGAAGTAAGTCTAACTGCTTCCCAGACTCAAGAGAAAGAATCATAGAAACGAGGTTTCCACGTCATTCGGCACTTTCTCAGGCTGACGAAAGCTGGATCCCTGCCAAGGTGTTTTTTCTCTAAGATTTATTCAAGCGCAGTGTCTAAGGGCTTTGTAACACccagcaatttttctttcaactcgTCTAGCAAAATTTGGACAGAAATTCGCGCATTACTTGGTTACAAGTTGCCCAACCCAAATGTCAAGGGAGAGGTCCAGGGAGCAAGGTTGTTGTCGGGTGTCACACATAAAGCAATGTTTCGTGCAATTTGTCTGGAAGTTTTGCTGTGACACCCCTTGCGTGACAAGTGGTTTGGCGGAAGTAAGAGAAGTAAGACTGAGAAACGTTTCTTGCAACTTATGTCACAACTATGTCAACAGGAGTGGTCTGAATGATTACGGTACAAAATTCCGGCTCAAGGATTtccattaaatattttaattttgaaaggaAAGACACTTAAAGATACGATTTGAAGGAATACTGCGATCATGGTTGGTGCCTTACACAACTTGCTCAAGACTGAAAACGTGAAATTACGACAACTGAACGAGGCTACGCAacgaaatgaaggaaaatgccaaaaaaaaaaaaaaaacagataagTCATGGTAACTGAAGACTAGATTCTTGTGCGGTAAGTCAGAAAATAATATCCGTCGTGGACCTTACTCTGACCGTGTACTAACTTTATGCTTACCACGTGCGTCGAAGAAAGACAATCATGTAAAGGAAAACGGATCACCTAAAGAATTGAAATGTGATCTTAAACACGGTATATTTGATCGGAAGAGTCTCTATTCATATGTCAATCGTTAGTCAATAACTCGGTGCTGAAATCAATTAACTAAAGGCAATTTGTCATTCATGACAATAAGTTTTCAAAGTGCGTGACAAGTACCTGGAAAGGTGTTACACTGACCAATGTTCAGGTAACTTTTCATTTGCTGATGACTCAAACCGCTGCGCAGGAAGTTACAGGCAAATGTTTGAGCGTgcgttgtttgaaaaattggtTGGAAAGAAGTTGCAACCAGCGTTGTGAAAAAATGAATTGGAGCctatttttgtcttcaaaGATAAGTCAATCAACCGAAAATGATAGATGTCAGTAAAACAGGACGTTCATAAATTTGCTTAGCTAATTTATCCATAGGTTCAAAGAGTAGGTCATGCTACTTGCGCTGGCCCTCTCATCACCAAAATCGTGTTCTCCCTTACCCTCCCTATCCCAGAAGGAAGCTCTGTTTGTTTCAGTTATTCCGATCCCGTGATCTGCCCGTTGACAACCATCCCCTCCTCCGCCAATCATCAACACCGCTCCATCACCATTTTTCCAATCGCACCAGTAGCCAACTTGCGTTGCACTTTGAAGTGATCCACTGCATGTAGCTTGCCTGAATCCATCGTTTGTTTGAAACTGGCCGCCATATTGAACACTGCAGTTTCCCTGGCAGTCATTCTTTGCCCAAACTCTACCATTTCTAAGGTCACCATAACTGGTAATTGTCGCCCGGAATGTCTTTCCACCCAGACATTCACCAGTGGTCTGCAACAACGCGGTGTGCTCAGGGTCATCACTGCGCGTGATCTTGAATTCGCGGCCCCTGACCAACCAGAATGCTGGCGAGAGCATGTCTGCGTTGACTGATGTGTTCGATATACCTCCAACCCCTACGGTTTTATCGTACCACCACTCTCCACTGTCTTTCATCCAATTTTTGGCATCACTGTTTGAGAACCGTGCAATGAGAGTCCAAGCTTGGCCAGAAGGTGTCATATCACAATAAgtcttacaaaaaaaatgataagatTTTCACCATCGTTTCCAGAAGTAACACCCCCAAGTCAAGATCtccaaatattttcaaacagtGTGCGGGGTCTCAACGTTTCTAACAACCTCGTGAACAAAAGTTGTAATACGAGGGGATTAGCACGTCTGGTTACTTACAAATGTAATGAAAAAGACGGCCCTTTCTTCAAGTTCGGAGTTAAATCTCGTGACTTCACACACTTTATCCCGAGCGAACTAATTTGATTGagctaaaatataaacattcaaaagattgaaatttgtCGCTCACCTCAAATGAAGTGGACCTCGTCGATAACGTGTATAATCCGTCAATAACACTGAGATTTTTCTGCTTTCCATCCGTAAGTATACCTAACgcaaaggaataaaaattgattCAACTCGCCGACTAACATGGCCATGGCAGTGATCTTACTTTCCAAATGCAAGCATTTTACTTTCCCTTGTTCCCAATTCTTGGGTGTTCTCTTTTTGGTTCGGCGGCAGGATTAATAGAAGACTCGAAGGCGCTGATATGAGTAGTTCAGCCTGGACCAAAACTTTTCAAGGTCGAGAGACAAATTTCTGCGAACATGGTGAAACCATTCCTCCTGCGCTTTTGAATGAGCGCAGCGGCCGACACTTCGCAACGTGGGGTGAATTCTTGTTATCAAAAGTATCATGTCATCATCGGTACCGTCTTCATTTTGCCTTTAATGTCAAATGGCCCCCTCACGTCTTATCATAATATGCTTATTTGTAATACGTCTTATCTTGTTACAGCCGAGGTACCTAGCTAGAGTCTTATTATTTCTTCAATGATGGAAGTTATTTTGACCGTTATCCTCTGCATTTGTCGTTTCATCTTGCttcaaatgaatttaattgacctatcagaaataaagaaaagataattcACTAATTCCCTACCCTGACAGCTGTGATTGTGGTCGCACCGGTAGGAGCCCAATGTATTGATGCAATTGAAATGTATGCTACAGACAGGCGTCGATGATGTGCATTCGTCAACGTCTGCAAGAAGGGAATCGACAAATATTGAAGaataagaataacaataaggagaacatgaagaagaaaaaaaggggggaggagaagaaggaggagaagaagaataatgataataatgaacACATGGATAAAGGCAAAGAATTAGAcgaataagaagaagaagagaaggaggaaagaagaagaagaagaagaaggagaagaagaagaagaagaagaagaagaagaaggagaagaaaaagaaaaagaagaagaagaagaagaagaagaggaagaagaagaagaagaagaggaaagaagaagaagaagaagaagaagaagaagaagaagaagaggaaacgAAGACGATGACAAAGAAGAtaacaaagaggaaaaagaagatgaaggagaagaagaactCAACACCAATTTGACCTCGATGGGACACGACTTAAGATTGCTTTTCTATAACTAACCTCCGGTCTTCATGTCACAGTAAGCAAATACGGGTGTTCCTGGAATGATAAACGACAGCCAGTATTTGCCGTCACGCCCATTTTCACTCGTTTTAATTTCGTTGCATGACTCAGCAGGTACTTGAGATATTGAACCTATAGCAGCTGCAAGGGATATGACAATACGCAAACATGAAGTGAGGCTCTgtaaaaaatgatttaaaaacGCGTACTAAGATAAAAAATCAGCTGCGTTGCACGTGAGCATGTATTCTGGAACAATCCACACAGCAACGTcgtcaaatgaaattcattttttacggTGGTTTAAGATCAATTTCGATGCcctaaaaattaaagttagAAAAATCAATAAGATCTTGGACTCTCTGAAATAAAACTAGGTTTTGTGTGAGTTTTTCCTCCTCGAGATGATAATATTTCATAGTGTGCTTCTTTTCAAACCAACAGCCTTAAACGAAACGTTGCCATGACAACTACCTCCATGCAGTACCCAACTTGGAACCCAGGTCTTATGcgagaaaagagaaagacaaGGGTTTTGGCAAATCTGCGTCACCTACTTC
This window harbors:
- the LOC141860830 gene encoding uncharacterized protein LOC141860830, giving the protein MTPSGQAWTLIARFSNSDAKNWMKDSGEWWYDKTVGVGGISNTSVNADMLSPAFWLVRGREFKITRSDDPEHTALLQTTGECLGGKTFRATITSYGDLRNGRVWAKNDCQGNCSVQYGGQFQTNDGFRQATCSGSLQSATQVGYWCDWKNGDGAVLMIGGGGDGCQRADHGIGITETNRASFWDREGKGEHDFGDERASASSMTYSLNLWIN